One Deefgea tanakiae genomic region harbors:
- the ppsA gene encoding phosphoenolpyruvate synthase, translating into MTEKYVLDFAHLRMHDVEKVGGKNASLGEMISQLTEKGVRVPGGFATTAEAYRVFLAHQGLADRIDGVLSTLDVDDVKQLAVVGKQIRDWIMATPLPAQLEAEMAEHYALLGDNVTVAVRSSATAEDLPDASFAGQQETFLNIVGYQNVVDAMKHVFASLYNDRAIAYRVHKGFDHKVVALSAGIQRMVRSDKGAAGVLFTIDTESGFDQVVFVTASYGLGETVVQGAVNPDEFFVHKPTLAAGRPAIVRRHLGGKALKMEFDIESVAGKSVRTVPVSQAERHQFSISDAEVEELARYAVIIEQHYQRPMDVEWGRDGIDGKLYILQARPETVKSQESGSDKLTKFRMLETSRVITEGRAIGQKIGQGKVRIIRNVSEMDRVQEGDVLVSDMTDPDWEPVMKRAAAIVTNRGGRTCHAAIIARELGIPAVVGCGDATQMLREGDEVTVSCAEGDAGFIYEGLLKFERMDVALQTLPTPPVKIMMNVGNPELAFDFCQLPNDGVGLARLEFIINRMIGIHPKALLAYPNLAEPLKSQVEERIAGYRSAIDFYIDKIAEGIATLGAAFHPKKVIVRLSDFKSNEYANLLGGTEYEPHEENPMIGFRGAARYVDKSFRDCFELECRAVKKVRDVMGLTNIEVMIPFVRTLKEAECVIELLERNGLKRGENGLRVIMMCEIPANAVLAEQFLQFFDGFSIGSNDMTQLTLGIDRDSGGPVSTSFDERDEAVKAMLSMSIKACRKLGKYVGICGQGPSDHPDFAQWLVEEGIETISLNPDTVIETWLFLARGGKTE; encoded by the coding sequence ATGACCGAAAAATACGTACTCGACTTTGCTCATCTACGCATGCACGACGTAGAAAAAGTGGGTGGAAAAAATGCCTCGTTGGGCGAAATGATTTCGCAGCTCACTGAAAAAGGAGTGCGAGTGCCTGGTGGTTTTGCGACTACCGCAGAGGCTTATCGTGTTTTTCTTGCGCATCAAGGTCTGGCAGATCGGATTGATGGTGTGTTGTCGACTTTGGATGTGGATGATGTGAAACAGCTTGCCGTTGTCGGTAAGCAGATTCGTGATTGGATTATGGCAACACCGTTGCCAGCACAGCTAGAGGCTGAAATGGCCGAGCATTACGCTCTGCTGGGTGATAACGTCACCGTTGCGGTGCGTTCATCTGCGACTGCTGAAGACTTGCCAGATGCTTCATTTGCTGGTCAGCAAGAAACTTTCCTTAATATCGTTGGTTACCAAAACGTCGTTGATGCGATGAAGCATGTGTTTGCATCGCTGTATAACGATAGAGCGATTGCCTACCGTGTGCACAAAGGGTTTGATCATAAAGTGGTTGCGCTATCGGCGGGTATACAGCGGATGGTGAGGTCTGATAAGGGCGCTGCAGGGGTACTCTTCACGATTGATACTGAGTCTGGGTTTGATCAGGTCGTGTTTGTGACCGCTTCTTATGGTTTGGGTGAAACGGTGGTGCAGGGCGCAGTTAATCCGGATGAGTTTTTCGTACACAAGCCAACCTTAGCAGCAGGCCGTCCAGCGATTGTGCGCCGTCATTTGGGTGGTAAAGCGCTAAAAATGGAGTTTGATATTGAGTCGGTTGCAGGCAAATCAGTGCGTACCGTTCCAGTGAGTCAAGCAGAGCGCCATCAGTTTTCAATTTCGGATGCTGAAGTGGAAGAGCTGGCGCGTTACGCAGTAATTATTGAGCAACATTATCAACGCCCGATGGATGTGGAGTGGGGGCGCGATGGGATCGACGGCAAGCTGTACATTTTGCAGGCCCGCCCAGAAACAGTGAAGTCGCAAGAGTCGGGCTCCGACAAACTGACTAAATTTAGAATGCTAGAAACCAGTCGTGTTATTACCGAAGGCCGTGCAATTGGCCAGAAAATCGGCCAAGGCAAGGTGCGCATCATTCGGAATGTGTCGGAAATGGATCGTGTTCAGGAGGGCGACGTGCTGGTGTCGGATATGACAGATCCAGATTGGGAACCTGTGATGAAACGTGCGGCTGCGATTGTCACCAATCGCGGCGGCCGTACTTGCCACGCAGCGATTATCGCTCGTGAACTCGGTATTCCTGCTGTTGTGGGTTGCGGCGATGCCACGCAAATGTTGCGTGAAGGCGACGAAGTGACCGTTTCATGCGCCGAAGGCGATGCGGGTTTTATTTATGAAGGCCTACTCAAATTTGAACGCATGGATGTGGCTTTGCAAACCTTACCTACGCCGCCCGTTAAAATCATGATGAATGTGGGCAATCCTGAATTGGCGTTTGATTTCTGCCAATTACCGAATGACGGCGTGGGTTTGGCGCGCTTGGAATTCATTATTAACCGCATGATCGGTATTCACCCGAAAGCCTTGTTGGCGTATCCGAATTTAGCTGAGCCTTTGAAATCGCAAGTTGAAGAGCGCATTGCAGGCTATCGCTCGGCGATTGATTTTTATATCGACAAAATTGCCGAAGGGATTGCAACGCTTGGTGCTGCGTTTCATCCTAAAAAAGTGATTGTACGTTTGTCTGATTTTAAATCGAATGAATACGCTAATTTGCTTGGAGGAACGGAGTACGAGCCACATGAAGAAAACCCGATGATTGGTTTTCGTGGCGCAGCGCGTTATGTCGATAAATCATTCCGCGATTGTTTCGAGCTGGAGTGTCGTGCGGTGAAAAAGGTGCGCGATGTGATGGGTTTAACCAATATTGAAGTGATGATTCCTTTTGTTCGCACTTTAAAAGAAGCAGAATGCGTGATTGAATTATTGGAACGCAATGGCCTGAAACGGGGCGAAAATGGCCTACGTGTCATCATGATGTGTGAAATTCCAGCCAATGCCGTGCTCGCAGAACAGTTTTTGCAGTTTTTTGATGGCTTCTCGATTGGCTCGAACGACATGACCCAATTGACCTTGGGGATTGATCGTGATTCGGGCGGGCCCGTGTCGACTTCATTTGATGAGCGTGATGAAGCGGTGAAAGCGATGCTGTCGATGTCGATTAAAGCGTGCCGAAAATTGGG
- the ppsR gene encoding posphoenolpyruvate synthetase regulatory kinase/phosphorylase PpsR: MRRTAFFVSDRTGITAEILGHSLLSQFEDVNFNRITLPFVDTVQKAEEVALNIRRHAVVDGCRPLVFSTIIDPVLRKKILVEDALTIDFLEKFIGPLEEELGVESTHTVGRSHSIGNFEEYKNRIDAVNFSINHDDGIMPRDLAEADLILVGVSRSGKTPTCLYLALQFGIKAANYPLTPEDFGQHTLPRLLLPYRNKLFGLTIDPVRLQQIREERKPDSRYCSLETCQFEVAEAEALLRHVGVPYLNTTKMSIEELSTTIMHRTGIKRRTY, from the coding sequence ATGCGACGCACTGCCTTTTTTGTATCTGACCGAACCGGGATTACCGCCGAAATATTAGGGCATTCCTTACTTTCGCAATTTGAAGACGTGAACTTCAATCGAATCACTTTGCCCTTTGTAGATACCGTGCAAAAAGCCGAAGAGGTGGCGCTTAATATTCGTCGCCACGCCGTTGTCGATGGCTGTCGACCTTTGGTTTTCAGTACCATTATCGACCCTGTATTACGCAAAAAAATATTAGTCGAAGACGCATTAACCATTGATTTTCTTGAAAAATTTATTGGACCACTCGAAGAAGAGCTCGGTGTGGAATCGACCCATACCGTGGGGCGTTCTCATTCGATTGGTAATTTTGAAGAATACAAAAATCGTATCGATGCGGTTAATTTCTCGATCAATCACGACGATGGCATCATGCCGCGAGACTTGGCCGAAGCGGACTTGATTTTGGTGGGTGTTTCCCGCTCAGGAAAAACGCCAACCTGCCTTTACCTAGCCTTACAGTTCGGCATCAAAGCGGCCAACTACCCACTGACACCAGAAGACTTTGGCCAACACACCCTGCCTCGCTTATTACTTCCGTATCGCAACAAATTGTTTGGCCTGACAATCGATCCAGTGCGTTTACAACAGATTCGTGAAGAACGAAAACCCGATAGTCGCTACTGCTCACTGGAAACCTGCCAATTTGAAGTCGCAGAAGCCGAAGCGCTATTGCGTCATGTGGGAGTGCCGTACTTAAACACCACCAAAATGTCGATCGAAGAGCTTTCAACCACCATCATGCATCGCACAGGCATCAAACGACGCACATATTGA
- the minC gene encoding septum site-determining protein MinC, giving the protein MTSFAYPEESTSVFEFKSTTTKLTAFVPCTLEPEKLILALQQQLGDGEHFLSDEQIAIDFSLLKSIPSAIEILALVNLLRQFQLNPIVAQGGNFDQQVAAKEAGLVVLLDSGITPAAAPPIVETVAAPSAMIIDRPVRTGQQVYAKGCDLIVLALVSHGAEVIADGNIHVYAPLRGRALAGARGDTKARIFTTCMEAELVSIAGVYRSLDENLPASIAGKHSQIYLDQDKLVIEALNQTN; this is encoded by the coding sequence ATGACCAGCTTTGCCTACCCTGAAGAATCAACGAGTGTGTTTGAGTTCAAAAGCACCACGACTAAACTCACCGCATTCGTTCCCTGCACACTTGAGCCAGAAAAACTGATCCTTGCATTACAACAGCAGCTTGGCGATGGTGAACACTTTCTCTCTGACGAACAAATCGCCATTGATTTTAGTCTGCTCAAGAGCATTCCATCCGCGATTGAAATCCTCGCCTTGGTCAACTTATTACGTCAATTTCAGCTCAATCCAATTGTTGCACAAGGCGGCAATTTTGATCAGCAAGTGGCCGCTAAAGAAGCCGGCTTGGTGGTCTTACTCGATAGCGGGATTACCCCAGCAGCTGCACCTCCCATCGTTGAGACTGTTGCAGCGCCTAGCGCAATGATTATTGATCGCCCTGTACGAACAGGACAGCAAGTCTATGCCAAAGGCTGCGACTTAATTGTACTGGCCTTGGTTTCGCATGGCGCTGAAGTTATTGCCGATGGCAATATTCATGTATATGCCCCCCTGCGCGGTCGCGCCCTAGCGGGTGCGCGCGGCGACACCAAAGCACGCATCTTTACCACTTGTATGGAAGCTGAATTAGTCTCTATCGCAGGGGTCTATCGCTCGCTGGATGAAAACTTGCCCGCTTCAATTGCGGGTAAGCACAGCCAAATTTATCTCGATCAGGACAAGCTCGTGATCGAAGCGCTTAACCAAACCAATTAA
- the minD gene encoding septum site-determining protein MinD, with protein MAKIVVVTSGKGGVGKTTTSASFASGLALRGFKTAVIDFDVGLRNLDLIMGCERRVVYDFVNVIQGEASLRQALIKDKNCDNLYVLPASQTRDKDALSKEGVEKVLKELEHDGFDYIICDSPAGIETGAFLALYYADEAIVVTNPEVSSVRDSDRIIGILDAKSKRAEDGGSVKTHLLITRYSPARVESGEMLSLDDVQHLLRISLIGIIPESEAVLQASNSGTPAIHNAGTDVSEAYKDVVARFLGEEKPMRFIEVPKAPFWKRLFGG; from the coding sequence GTGGCAAAAATCGTAGTGGTAACATCAGGCAAAGGCGGCGTTGGCAAAACGACGACCAGCGCTAGCTTTGCTTCTGGCTTGGCTTTACGTGGCTTTAAAACCGCCGTCATCGACTTTGACGTTGGCCTACGTAACCTCGATTTAATCATGGGTTGCGAGCGCCGCGTGGTGTATGACTTTGTCAATGTTATTCAGGGCGAAGCTTCATTGCGCCAAGCACTAATCAAAGACAAAAACTGCGACAACCTCTATGTATTGCCTGCCTCGCAAACGCGAGATAAAGACGCACTATCGAAAGAAGGCGTTGAAAAAGTACTTAAAGAACTTGAGCACGATGGCTTTGACTACATCATCTGCGACAGCCCGGCGGGTATCGAAACGGGTGCGTTCTTAGCGCTTTATTACGCAGATGAAGCCATTGTTGTAACCAACCCTGAAGTCTCATCCGTACGTGACTCAGACCGTATCATCGGCATTTTGGATGCAAAATCAAAACGCGCCGAAGACGGCGGCTCGGTCAAAACCCATTTACTGATTACGCGTTACAGCCCAGCCCGTGTTGAATCCGGCGAAATGCTCTCGCTCGATGATGTGCAACATTTGCTGCGCATTTCACTCATCGGGATTATTCCGGAATCAGAAGCCGTCTTGCAGGCCTCCAACTCAGGTACCCCAGCGATTCATAATGCAGGTACCGATGTATCGGAAGCCTATAAAGACGTGGTCGCACGCTTTTTGGGCGAAGAAAAACCAATGCGTTTTATTGAAGTACCAAAGGCACCGTTCTGGAAACGGTTGTTTGGGGGTTAA
- the minE gene encoding cell division topological specificity factor MinE codes for MSILSYFFGEKKKTANVARERLQIILAHERGGQNTAPDYLPQLQRELLEVISKYVAINPEDIKVQLERKDDFEVLELNIVLPEHHKR; via the coding sequence ATGTCGATTCTGAGTTATTTTTTTGGCGAAAAGAAAAAAACCGCCAACGTCGCGCGTGAGCGTTTGCAAATTATTTTGGCCCACGAACGTGGCGGCCAAAATACGGCACCCGATTATTTGCCACAATTGCAGCGCGAATTGCTTGAAGTGATTTCTAAATACGTAGCGATCAATCCAGAAGACATCAAAGTGCAACTTGAACGCAAAGATGACTTTGAAGTGCTTGAACTCAACATCGTATTGCCAGAACATCACAAGCGCTAA
- the map gene encoding type I methionyl aminopeptidase codes for MTITIKTAEEIEKMRVAGRLGSEVLDYITPFIKPGVTTEEIDRLCHEYMINVQGTIPAPLNYCPPGYIPYPKSICTSVNNVICHGIPNDKPLKNGDVVNLDITVIKDGYHGDNSRMYMVGDNVATHAKRLSQVTFDCMWIGIDQVKPGARLGDIGAAIQKYAEKAGYSVVREFCGHGIGAVFHEEPQVLHYGKAGTGVELKPGMIFTIEPMINAGKREIKQMNDGWTIVTKDRSLSAQWEHTVLVTETGYEVLTVSAGTPPRPEKYLLA; via the coding sequence ATGACCATCACCATTAAAACCGCCGAAGAAATTGAAAAAATGCGCGTAGCTGGCCGCCTCGGCAGCGAAGTATTGGACTACATCACACCATTTATTAAACCCGGCGTAACGACCGAAGAAATCGACCGTCTCTGCCATGAATACATGATTAACGTGCAGGGTACTATTCCAGCACCATTGAATTACTGCCCTCCTGGCTATATACCGTATCCAAAATCAATTTGCACTTCGGTCAATAACGTCATTTGTCATGGCATCCCGAATGACAAGCCACTGAAAAATGGCGACGTGGTGAATTTGGATATCACCGTCATCAAAGACGGCTACCACGGCGACAATAGCCGTATGTATATGGTCGGCGACAATGTGGCCACGCACGCCAAACGCTTATCGCAAGTGACTTTTGACTGTATGTGGATCGGTATCGACCAAGTCAAACCTGGCGCACGTTTGGGTGACATCGGTGCCGCCATTCAAAAGTACGCCGAAAAAGCCGGTTATTCGGTCGTTCGTGAATTTTGTGGCCACGGTATCGGCGCGGTGTTTCACGAAGAGCCACAAGTTTTGCATTACGGCAAAGCGGGTACTGGCGTTGAGCTAAAACCAGGCATGATTTTCACGATTGAGCCGATGATTAATGCCGGTAAACGTGAAATCAAGCAAATGAACGACGGTTGGACGATTGTGACCAAAGACCGGAGCTTATCGGCACAATGGGAGCACACGGTGCTGGTGACTGAAACGGGCTACGAAGTATTGACCGTTTCAGCAGGCACTCCACCTCGCCCAGAGAAATACCTACTCGCCTAA
- a CDS encoding [protein-PII] uridylyltransferase, which translates to MRSVSAIRESYATAKIAIRDRFDAPAKAAPLLNALAHLTDKTLIELWERHEFYNDVLLCAVGGYGRGELYPHSDIDLLILLPDQPSPALLEKLEVLVGELWDIGIEVGHSVRTTTDCLAEAEKDITVQTALLETRVLTGDKERFTIFMDTVHRHIDPKAFFEAKLIEQQARYGRFKNATYKLEPNIKEAPGGLRDLHLIGWIAASQRLGRDWHSLAALGMLTFEENRKLCEAERVLRTYRIALHWRAKRREDRILFDYQHALAKDFGFDDISTAGRITQRASEALMAEYYLAARIITQLVPILLHALRQRIYSYLSNTTPINDDFYIRDGHLAINDPQLFNKNPSAILALFLHLEQRLEASDIAPETLRALWHARELIDDQFLQNPHNKQLFIALFREPRGLTRILRRMNQYGVLGRYIPEFGDIVGRMQHDLFHVYTVDEHILMVLRNMRRFAVPAFTHEYPLCSKLIEEFDHPEVLYLAALFHDIGKGRGGDHSQIGEDITRAWCAQHPLPSEDADLIVWLVRHHLTMSSIAQKQDVYDPDVITEFAALVGTQRRLNALYLLTVADIRGTSPKVWNAWKAKLLEDLYKGTQGFLNRESGHAWLSERQEEALRLLRLYGLRNDAHEGFWKLLDTVYFLRHDARDIAWHTRMLFARTHSDETIVRAKISESGEGLQVVVYGPDQTDLFVQICSFFERAGYSIFDAQIHTTHHGYALDTFYVFIPDSLHTSYRDLINYVEFELSERINKKMPIQAAPTGRLSRQQKHFPVKTHVQIRPDEKGKYHVLSVVAGDRPGLLSTIARILAANRIEIQSAKIMTLGERAEDNFLIFGRALGDEKIVTQLENELLQALNPK; encoded by the coding sequence ATGCGCTCGGTCAGTGCCATTCGTGAATCCTACGCCACCGCCAAAATCGCAATACGCGATCGATTTGATGCCCCCGCCAAAGCCGCCCCACTACTGAATGCCTTGGCGCACTTGACCGACAAAACACTCATTGAACTCTGGGAGCGTCACGAATTTTATAATGATGTATTACTCTGTGCGGTAGGTGGGTATGGGCGTGGCGAGCTATACCCACACTCCGACATTGACCTACTGATTTTATTACCGGATCAGCCTAGCCCTGCCCTGCTCGAAAAACTCGAAGTCTTGGTCGGTGAGTTATGGGATATTGGCATCGAAGTTGGTCATTCAGTACGCACGACAACCGACTGCTTGGCCGAGGCCGAAAAGGACATTACCGTCCAAACCGCCCTACTCGAAACCCGCGTACTCACTGGTGATAAAGAACGCTTTACCATTTTTATGGATACAGTTCATCGTCACATTGATCCAAAAGCGTTTTTTGAAGCCAAACTCATTGAACAACAAGCGCGCTACGGTCGTTTTAAAAACGCGACTTACAAACTTGAACCGAATATCAAAGAGGCGCCGGGCGGCCTGCGCGATTTACATTTAATCGGCTGGATTGCAGCCAGCCAAAGGTTGGGTCGTGACTGGCATTCGCTCGCAGCGCTGGGCATGCTGACGTTTGAAGAAAACCGCAAACTCTGTGAAGCAGAACGCGTACTGCGCACTTACCGCATCGCGCTGCATTGGCGCGCCAAACGCCGCGAAGACCGAATTTTATTTGATTACCAACATGCGCTAGCCAAAGATTTTGGCTTTGACGATATCTCTACCGCTGGCCGCATTACGCAACGCGCCAGTGAAGCGCTGATGGCGGAATATTACCTCGCAGCGCGCATCATTACTCAGCTTGTGCCGATCTTACTGCATGCACTCCGTCAGCGAATTTACTCGTATTTAAGTAATACCACGCCGATTAACGATGATTTTTATATTCGCGATGGTCATCTGGCCATCAACGATCCGCAACTGTTTAATAAAAATCCTTCGGCGATATTGGCGCTATTTTTACACCTTGAACAACGCCTTGAAGCCAGTGATATTGCGCCCGAAACGCTGCGAGCACTGTGGCACGCGCGCGAACTAATTGATGATCAATTCCTGCAAAATCCGCACAACAAGCAACTGTTCATCGCGCTATTTCGCGAGCCACGTGGTTTAACACGCATTTTGCGCCGCATGAATCAATACGGCGTGCTCGGCCGCTACATTCCTGAATTTGGCGATATTGTTGGCCGCATGCAGCATGATTTATTTCATGTTTATACCGTCGATGAACATATTTTGATGGTATTGCGCAATATGCGCCGCTTCGCGGTTCCCGCATTTACCCATGAATATCCGCTGTGCTCCAAGCTGATTGAAGAATTTGATCATCCTGAAGTCCTCTACTTAGCCGCGCTTTTTCACGACATCGGCAAAGGTCGTGGCGGTGATCATTCACAAATCGGCGAAGACATCACCCGCGCTTGGTGCGCGCAACACCCACTACCGAGTGAAGATGCCGACCTCATTGTCTGGTTGGTTCGTCACCATTTAACGATGTCGTCCATCGCGCAAAAACAAGACGTATACGACCCAGACGTCATTACCGAATTTGCAGCATTGGTGGGCACTCAGCGCCGACTCAATGCGCTGTATTTGCTCACCGTCGCCGATATTCGTGGCACCAGCCCGAAAGTCTGGAATGCCTGGAAAGCCAAGCTACTCGAAGACTTATACAAAGGCACCCAAGGTTTTCTCAATCGCGAAAGCGGCCACGCTTGGCTGAGTGAGCGCCAAGAGGAAGCCCTCCGTCTGTTGCGCTTATATGGTTTGCGTAATGATGCGCACGAAGGCTTTTGGAAATTACTCGATACCGTGTATTTCCTTCGCCACGATGCCCGCGATATTGCATGGCATACACGGATGCTATTTGCCCGTACCCATTCTGATGAAACCATCGTTCGCGCCAAGATTTCCGAATCCGGCGAAGGGCTACAAGTGGTCGTTTACGGGCCTGACCAGACTGATTTATTCGTGCAAATTTGTAGCTTTTTTGAGCGCGCGGGTTACTCGATTTTTGATGCACAAATTCACACCACGCATCACGGCTATGCGCTCGATACGTTTTACGTCTTCATCCCCGATAGCCTGCATACCTCGTATCGCGATCTGATTAATTATGTTGAATTTGAGTTGAGCGAGCGCATTAATAAAAAAATGCCGATTCAAGCTGCGCCAACCGGCCGCCTCTCCCGACAGCAAAAGCACTTTCCCGTCAAAACGCATGTGCAAATTCGCCCTGATGAAAAAGGCAAATATCACGTGTTATCTGTCGTTGCGGGCGATCGACCCGGCTTGCTATCGACCATTGCGCGAATTTTAGCCGCCAACCGGATCGAAATTCAATCAGCTAAAATTATGACTTTGGGCGAGCGTGCCGAGGATAATTTTTTGATTTTCGGCCGCGCTCTCGGTGACGAAAAAATCGTTACTCAGTTAGAAAACGAGCTGCTTCAAGCACTCAATCCAAAATAG
- the ypfJ gene encoding KPN_02809 family neutral zinc metallopeptidase, with translation MRWDKMPEDHSNVEDRRASSGSGRRGGGKLSLAGIAIVIVIGLVMGKNPVEILGMVMQWPEGSAPTQQAGPVNTATDNDQVKSQVVKTLTDTQDTWQTIFQESGQTYQQPKLVLFRNGVETACGSATSAVGPFYCPADSKVYLDLGFFDDMHKKLGAPGDFAQAYVIAHEVGHHIQNLTGISGQVHQKQQQVSKAKGNALSVRLELQADCYAGVWGHYAAKKGLLEAGDMEEALVAANAIGDDTLQKNAGHSVMPDSFTHGTSEQRMAWFKRGMDSGDAGQCDTFKASI, from the coding sequence ATGCGTTGGGATAAAATGCCGGAAGACCATAGCAATGTCGAAGACCGTCGCGCCAGTAGTGGCTCAGGTCGGCGTGGCGGTGGCAAGCTCAGTCTCGCAGGTATCGCCATCGTCATTGTGATTGGCTTAGTCATGGGCAAAAATCCAGTCGAAATTCTTGGCATGGTGATGCAATGGCCTGAAGGTAGTGCACCCACCCAGCAAGCTGGCCCCGTCAATACCGCCACCGACAATGATCAAGTCAAATCACAAGTCGTCAAAACGCTGACCGATACCCAAGACACTTGGCAGACGATTTTCCAGGAATCGGGCCAAACCTATCAACAACCAAAATTAGTGTTATTTCGCAACGGCGTAGAAACCGCCTGCGGCAGCGCCACCTCGGCGGTCGGCCCGTTTTATTGTCCAGCCGACAGCAAGGTGTATCTTGACCTAGGCTTTTTTGACGACATGCACAAAAAACTCGGCGCGCCCGGCGACTTTGCACAAGCCTATGTGATCGCGCACGAAGTCGGCCATCACATTCAGAACCTGACAGGTATCTCTGGCCAAGTTCACCAAAAGCAGCAGCAAGTCTCCAAAGCCAAAGGCAATGCTTTATCTGTACGCTTGGAGTTGCAAGCCGACTGCTATGCAGGCGTGTGGGGGCATTACGCAGCGAAAAAAGGCCTGCTTGAAGCGGGTGATATGGAAGAAGCCCTTGTGGCTGCGAATGCCATTGGCGACGACACCTTGCAAAAAAATGCTGGCCACAGCGTAATGCCCGACTCGTTCACACACGGCACATCTGAACAGCGCATGGCGTGGTTTAAGCGCGGCATGGACAGCGGCGATGCGGGGCAATGTGACACCTTCAAAGCAAGCATCTAG